The Amycolatopsis solani genome has a window encoding:
- a CDS encoding SDR family NAD(P)-dependent oxidoreductase: protein MRFTGKTVLVTGAGTGFGAEIAVRAAAEGADVAVHYRGSRAGAERTAARVEELGRKAFLVQADISEHTQIRRMADEAWSHFGRVDVAINNVGDVAREQMSWRDLTEESVDHVLAVDIKGTLLCTHEFGDRMLAQGGGAIVNIGSTVVARGSARAPQYAAAKAGIIGLTKSYAHAFAPTVRVNVFAPGFIETEATLGREDWRTGRAEKLRDATPMGRIPKPEELAGAALFLATADAGHITGGFLVADGGYTMLGA, encoded by the coding sequence GTGCGCTTCACCGGCAAGACCGTCCTCGTCACCGGCGCCGGCACCGGGTTCGGCGCCGAGATCGCCGTGCGCGCCGCCGCCGAGGGCGCCGACGTAGCCGTGCACTACCGCGGCTCGCGCGCGGGTGCCGAACGCACCGCGGCGCGCGTCGAAGAGCTGGGCCGCAAGGCGTTCCTCGTCCAGGCCGACATCTCGGAACACACGCAGATCCGGCGGATGGCCGACGAGGCGTGGAGCCATTTCGGCCGGGTCGACGTCGCGATCAACAACGTCGGCGACGTCGCCCGCGAACAGATGTCGTGGCGGGACCTCACCGAGGAGTCCGTCGACCACGTCCTGGCCGTCGACATCAAGGGCACGCTGCTGTGCACGCACGAGTTCGGCGACCGCATGCTGGCCCAGGGCGGCGGCGCGATCGTGAACATCGGCTCGACCGTCGTCGCCCGGGGCAGCGCCCGTGCCCCGCAGTACGCGGCGGCGAAGGCCGGGATCATCGGCCTGACCAAGTCCTACGCGCACGCTTTCGCCCCCACCGTGCGGGTGAACGTCTTCGCCCCCGGCTTCATCGAAACCGAAGCCACGCTCGGCCGGGAGGACTGGCGCACCGGCCGCGCGGAGAAGCTGCGCGACGCGACCCCGATGGGGCGGATCCCGAAACCCGAAGAGCTGGCCGGAGCCGCGTTGTTCCTGGCCACCGCGGACGCCGGGCACATCACCGGCGGTTTCCTGGTCGCCGACGGCGGTTACACCATGCTGGGGGCATGA
- a CDS encoding amidohydrolase family protein, whose amino-acid sequence MMTSRVFFTGGRVFDGSGSPAVPDDVVVRGDRIEHVGPGAEPAPDDRVVDCRGATVMPGLVESHCHLTFPSAVGHLDPSFNPPVDVSFFHHLPTPDEHLALAERNARILLDHGFTSAYSAGSLTPVPTEVRLRDRIAAGLAAGPRMRAASFERDNNPVRMGPDGPTPQETGPDAVRAFIREQAELGFDSVKLLMSNDDVFFEGGSMVTQYSAEEANAAGEQARESGVWLNCHAQAPESIKLAVRAGFRSIYHCSYADPEAIDLLEEHKDSIFLSPAVGIMWANVHEGAEFGIDAEKTGSVKSLAAMEQLYPELRKRGLRVLPGGDYGFPNNPIGRNARDLDLFVRLFGYSPAEALRATTFHGGQVMDLPVGLLTEGYLADVLVVRGDPTSDVTLLQDPANLEVIMQGGRFHKAGA is encoded by the coding sequence ATGATGACTTCCCGAGTGTTCTTCACGGGCGGCCGCGTCTTCGACGGCAGCGGTTCCCCGGCGGTCCCCGACGACGTCGTCGTCCGCGGCGACCGGATCGAGCACGTGGGCCCCGGCGCCGAACCGGCGCCGGACGACCGCGTGGTCGACTGCCGAGGAGCGACGGTCATGCCGGGCCTGGTCGAGTCGCACTGCCACCTGACGTTCCCGTCGGCGGTCGGGCACCTCGACCCGTCGTTCAACCCGCCGGTCGACGTCAGCTTCTTCCACCACCTGCCGACCCCGGACGAGCACCTCGCGCTCGCCGAACGCAATGCCCGGATCCTCCTCGACCACGGGTTCACCAGCGCCTACTCGGCGGGGTCGTTGACGCCGGTGCCCACCGAAGTGCGGCTGCGCGACCGGATCGCCGCCGGGCTGGCGGCCGGGCCGCGGATGCGGGCCGCCTCCTTCGAACGCGACAACAACCCCGTCCGGATGGGTCCGGACGGGCCCACCCCGCAGGAAACCGGGCCCGACGCCGTCCGCGCGTTCATCCGAGAACAGGCCGAGCTCGGCTTCGACAGCGTGAAGCTGCTGATGAGCAACGACGACGTCTTCTTCGAGGGCGGCTCGATGGTCACGCAGTACAGCGCGGAGGAGGCGAACGCGGCCGGCGAGCAGGCGCGCGAGTCCGGTGTGTGGCTCAACTGCCACGCCCAGGCACCCGAGTCGATCAAGCTGGCCGTGCGGGCCGGGTTCCGCTCGATCTACCACTGCTCCTACGCCGACCCCGAAGCCATCGACCTGCTGGAGGAGCACAAGGACTCGATCTTCCTCTCCCCCGCCGTCGGCATCATGTGGGCCAACGTCCACGAAGGCGCCGAATTCGGCATCGACGCCGAGAAGACCGGCTCGGTGAAGTCACTGGCGGCGATGGAGCAGCTCTACCCGGAACTGCGTAAACGCGGTCTGCGGGTGCTGCCCGGCGGCGACTACGGTTTCCCGAACAACCCCATCGGCCGCAACGCCCGCGACCTGGACCTGTTCGTCCGGCTCTTCGGCTACTCCCCCGCCGAAGCGTTGCGAGCCACCACTTTCCACGGCGGCCAGGTGATGGACCTGCCGGTGGGGCTGCTGACCGAGGGCTACCTCGCCGACGTCCTCGTGGTCCGCGGCGACCCGACGTCGGACGTCACGCTGCTGCAGGACCCGGCCAACCTCGAGGTGATCATGCAGGGCGGCCGCTTCCACAAGGCCGGCGCGTGA
- a CDS encoding alpha/beta hydrolase, whose protein sequence is MIYREVPGFRPLELDVSEPDDPVATILSLHGGGWRRGSRLTPLPGFEHLTEELVNQGFRVAAADYRLSGEATFPAPLEDVRAAIEFVRDEKPLFVWGESAGAHLGVLAALTGSAVDAVVAWFPPTDLLGLTGDVSREAALLGAPPESVPDLARAASPLTHAHAGAPPILLVHGEDDDLVPASQSVRLAEALREAGAPVELHLVPGARHRWAGADPAAVVATSVRFLRDAPTR, encoded by the coding sequence GTGATCTACCGCGAAGTCCCGGGCTTCCGGCCTCTGGAGCTGGACGTGTCCGAGCCGGACGACCCGGTCGCGACGATCCTCTCCCTGCACGGCGGCGGCTGGCGGCGCGGGTCCCGGCTGACCCCGCTGCCCGGGTTCGAGCATCTCACCGAGGAGCTGGTGAACCAGGGCTTCCGGGTCGCCGCGGCCGACTACCGGCTCAGCGGAGAAGCGACCTTCCCCGCGCCGCTGGAGGACGTGCGGGCCGCCATCGAGTTCGTCCGTGACGAAAAGCCGCTGTTCGTCTGGGGCGAGTCGGCGGGCGCGCACCTCGGCGTGCTCGCGGCCCTCACCGGGTCTGCAGTGGACGCCGTGGTGGCGTGGTTCCCGCCGACCGACCTGCTCGGCCTGACCGGTGACGTCTCCCGCGAAGCGGCCCTGCTGGGGGCGCCGCCGGAGTCGGTGCCGGACCTGGCGCGCGCGGCGAGCCCGCTGACGCACGCCCACGCCGGCGCGCCGCCGATCCTGCTGGTGCACGGCGAGGACGACGACCTCGTGCCCGCCTCGCAGAGCGTCCGGCTCGCGGAAGCCTTGCGCGAGGCGGGCGCGCCGGTCGAGCTGCACCTGGTCCCCGGCGCCCGCCACCGCTGGGCGGGCGCCGATCCCGCGGCCGTCGTGGCCACGTCGGTCAGGTTCCTGCGGGACGCACCGACTCGATGA
- a CDS encoding alpha/beta hydrolase — protein MPVHPLLAAKFPLLEGFSSFGELLADPAFAEFERPPVPDVVPEVSTVDAQVPGPHGPVPVRIYRSGDQESAPCLVWLHGGAFRMGDLDMREADRVARELAHRAGIVVVSVDYRLAVGPVSYPVPHDDVVAALRWVRDHAGDLGVGRISAGGASAGGNLSAGAALRLRDDDGWLPAALALVYPVLHPQLPSLPASLVARMTEVPPILHFPPAAVRATTENYLGGPVSRADGYAMPGLAMLEGLCPTLVLTAEYDDLRVSGQVFAGQLAGAGVDVRHVVVPSLLHGFLNLPPAIDEVGRALDLIIESVRPAGT, from the coding sequence ATGCCCGTCCACCCGTTGCTGGCGGCCAAGTTCCCGCTGCTGGAGGGTTTTTCTTCGTTCGGCGAGCTGCTCGCCGACCCGGCCTTCGCGGAGTTCGAGCGGCCGCCGGTGCCCGACGTCGTCCCCGAAGTGTCCACCGTGGACGCGCAGGTGCCCGGGCCGCACGGTCCGGTGCCGGTGCGGATCTACCGCAGTGGCGATCAGGAGAGCGCGCCGTGCCTGGTGTGGCTGCACGGCGGCGCGTTCCGGATGGGCGACCTGGACATGCGGGAAGCCGACCGGGTGGCCCGTGAACTCGCCCACCGCGCCGGGATCGTGGTGGTCAGCGTCGACTACCGGCTGGCCGTGGGGCCGGTCTCCTACCCGGTGCCGCACGACGACGTCGTCGCGGCCCTGCGGTGGGTGCGCGACCACGCCGGCGACCTGGGTGTCGGCCGGATCAGTGCGGGCGGCGCGAGCGCGGGCGGCAACCTGTCGGCCGGCGCGGCGCTGCGCCTGCGTGACGACGACGGCTGGCTGCCCGCGGCGCTGGCGCTGGTCTACCCGGTGCTGCACCCGCAGTTGCCGTCGCTGCCGGCGTCGCTGGTCGCCCGGATGACGGAGGTGCCCCCGATCCTGCACTTCCCGCCGGCCGCGGTGCGGGCCACGACCGAGAACTACCTCGGCGGGCCGGTGAGCCGCGCGGACGGCTACGCGATGCCGGGGCTGGCGATGCTGGAGGGCCTGTGCCCGACGCTGGTGCTGACCGCGGAGTACGACGACCTGCGTGTCTCCGGGCAGGTGTTCGCCGGGCAGCTGGCCGGAGCCGGGGTGGACGTGCGGCACGTCGTGGTGCCGTCGTTGCTGCACGGGTTCCTCAACCTGCCGCCCGCGATCGACGAGGTGGGGCGGGCGCTGGACCTGATCATCGAGTCGGTGCGTCCCGCAGGAACCTGA
- a CDS encoding glycoside hydrolase family 3 protein, producing the protein MHPYQDPGRPPGERVHDLLGRMTVPEKAGLLFHAPVAVTPDGGFVEASAGPLPTAPTTEVVRHRHVRCLSLMAPVSAGPLARWHNDVQGLAAGSRLGIPVLVSSDPRHSANENPLTSVPSGGCSRWPEPLGFGALADEAAVRAFAEVVRAEYTAVGIRLALHPMADLATEPRWCRTSGTFGANPALVARLAAAYVEGLQGTDLGPDSVAAMVKHWPGAGPQAGGEDAHFASGKDQVYPDGRYEEHRAVFRPALRAGAAAVMPYYGRPVGVPGLAEVGFAFDREVIAGQLRRDEGFDGLVCTDFGLLTDATLPDGSVWPARAWGAEDLTVEERVLRLLDAGVDQFGGEWCPDVVVGLVEAGRLPEARLDESAGRVLALMVRLGLFENPYVDEDHAVTTVGRADFAAAGAEAQRRSMVLLAGALPLEPGIRLYVEGIDPGVAGRYGSVVDSVAEADAAVVRIGTPYEPRSRLPEAFFHQGRLDLPDDRREHLLALADAVPTVVDVFLDRAAVVPELAGRAAALLADFGAADDAVLDVVFGHARAEGRLPIELPSSMTAVEAHPEDRPGGTADPLFPIGHTARVPERHV; encoded by the coding sequence ATGCATCCCTACCAGGACCCGGGACGGCCGCCCGGGGAGCGCGTCCATGACCTGCTCGGCCGGATGACCGTGCCGGAGAAGGCCGGGCTGCTCTTCCATGCCCCGGTCGCCGTGACGCCCGACGGCGGGTTCGTCGAGGCATCGGCCGGGCCGTTGCCCACCGCACCGACGACGGAAGTCGTGCGGCACCGGCACGTCCGCTGCCTGTCGCTGATGGCGCCGGTCTCGGCGGGGCCTCTTGCCCGCTGGCACAACGACGTCCAGGGACTCGCGGCGGGCAGCCGGCTGGGGATCCCGGTGCTGGTGTCGTCCGATCCGCGGCACTCGGCGAACGAGAACCCGCTGACGTCGGTGCCGTCGGGCGGCTGTTCGCGCTGGCCCGAACCGCTCGGTTTCGGGGCGCTGGCCGACGAAGCCGCTGTCCGCGCGTTCGCCGAGGTCGTCCGCGCCGAGTACACCGCGGTCGGGATCCGGCTGGCGTTGCACCCGATGGCCGACCTCGCGACCGAACCGCGGTGGTGCCGCACCTCCGGGACGTTCGGCGCGAACCCGGCGCTCGTGGCCCGGCTGGCGGCCGCCTACGTCGAGGGGCTGCAAGGGACGGACCTCGGGCCGGACTCGGTCGCGGCCATGGTCAAGCACTGGCCGGGCGCGGGTCCGCAGGCCGGCGGCGAGGATGCCCACTTCGCGTCCGGCAAGGACCAGGTCTACCCGGACGGGCGCTACGAGGAGCACCGTGCGGTGTTCCGCCCGGCGCTGCGGGCCGGGGCGGCGGCGGTGATGCCGTACTACGGCCGCCCGGTCGGTGTCCCGGGGCTGGCCGAGGTCGGGTTCGCCTTCGATCGCGAGGTCATCGCCGGCCAGCTCCGGCGTGACGAAGGCTTCGACGGCCTGGTGTGCACGGACTTCGGGCTGCTCACCGACGCGACCTTGCCGGACGGTTCCGTCTGGCCCGCCCGTGCCTGGGGCGCCGAGGACCTGACCGTCGAGGAGCGCGTGCTGCGGCTGCTCGACGCGGGGGTCGACCAGTTCGGCGGCGAGTGGTGCCCGGACGTCGTCGTCGGGCTGGTCGAGGCGGGCCGGCTGCCGGAGGCGCGGCTCGACGAGTCCGCCGGCCGGGTGCTGGCGTTGATGGTCCGGCTCGGGTTGTTCGAAAATCCGTATGTCGACGAAGACCACGCGGTGACCACCGTGGGCCGGGCCGATTTCGCCGCCGCCGGAGCCGAGGCGCAACGCCGGTCGATGGTCCTGCTCGCCGGGGCACTGCCGCTCGAGCCCGGGATCCGGCTGTACGTCGAAGGGATCGATCCCGGGGTGGCCGGTCGCTACGGGTCCGTTGTGGACAGTGTGGCCGAGGCCGATGCCGCGGTGGTGCGGATCGGCACCCCGTACGAGCCTCGGTCGCGCCTGCCCGAAGCGTTCTTCCACCAGGGCCGGCTCGACCTGCCGGACGACCGCCGCGAGCACCTGCTCGCGCTGGCCGACGCGGTGCCGACCGTGGTGGACGTCTTCCTCGACCGGGCCGCCGTCGTGCCCGAGCTCGCCGGACGGGCCGCCGCGCTGCTGGCCGACTTCGGGGCGGCCGACGACGCCGTTCTCGACGTCGTCTTCGGCCACGCGCGGGCCGAGGGACGGCTGCCGATCGAGCTGCCGTCGTCGATGACCGCGGTCGAAGCCCACCCGGAGGACCGGCCGGGCGGCACCGCAGACCCGCTGTTCCCGATCGGGCACACCGCCCGCGTCCCCGAAAGGCACGTCTGA
- a CDS encoding IclR family transcriptional regulator: MPTNGKRGRRPPHGEPVVDRALALLAAFDAEHRTLSLAELSRRCEMPPSSALRLANRLREWGALERDDAGRFCVGLRLLEVATLAPRGHGLRQVALPFMNDLAEVTHQHVQLAVRDGMQALLVERLSGHQAAPVDYRTGGRLPLHSTGVGLALLAFAPRELQEELLAKPVYGEPDHRLIPADKLRRTLAEVRRERLAIFRRQDETESIVSVAAPIFGRDEGLAGVLGVLVPKRVARPRHLGLAVQTAARGISRELGAR; the protein is encoded by the coding sequence GGTGGTCGACCGCGCGCTGGCGCTGCTGGCCGCGTTCGACGCCGAACACCGCACGCTGTCGCTGGCCGAGCTGAGCCGCCGCTGTGAAATGCCGCCGAGCTCGGCGCTGCGGCTGGCGAACCGGTTACGGGAGTGGGGCGCCCTCGAGCGTGACGACGCCGGCCGGTTCTGCGTCGGCCTGCGCCTGCTGGAGGTGGCGACGCTCGCCCCGCGCGGGCACGGGCTGCGGCAGGTCGCGTTGCCGTTCATGAACGACCTGGCCGAGGTCACCCACCAGCACGTCCAGCTGGCTGTCCGCGACGGCATGCAGGCCCTGCTGGTGGAACGGCTGTCCGGGCACCAGGCGGCGCCGGTCGACTACCGCACCGGCGGGCGGCTTCCGCTGCACTCCACCGGCGTCGGCCTGGCGCTGCTGGCGTTCGCGCCCCGGGAGCTCCAGGAGGAGCTGCTCGCCAAGCCGGTCTACGGCGAGCCGGACCACCGGCTGATCCCGGCCGACAAGCTGCGCCGCACCCTGGCCGAGGTCCGGCGGGAGCGGCTGGCGATCTTCCGCCGCCAGGACGAGACGGAGTCGATCGTGTCGGTGGCCGCGCCGATCTTCGGGCGCGACGAAGGCCTGGCCGGCGTCCTCGGCGTGCTCGTGCCCAAGCGGGTCGCCCGGCCGCGGCACCTGGGCTTGGCCGTGCAGACGGCGGCACGGGGCATCTCCCGGGAGCTGGGCGCGCGCTGA